From Streptococcus hyointestinalis, a single genomic window includes:
- a CDS encoding YcaO-like family protein, with translation MKIVYQNVNLYFGTLDYFRSQRVEEGIIIFWDEKKLFVSPLFNKKDKICSHCFLEHRSQFKLADFFGQGNEVIDIDGNNLYEEKLQYAISQLIRLNSESPLFDYFVIEDYQISRYKFFRIANCNTCISNNKRFDSSIINSNYQCMASSLREKLGDYSCYIQLDNKDTGLFRRELTTFLKNAVTVELQYPFSQSEMVSGIGIDISYKKARSKAFLEAMERYSGIVSKGQKRFLFSLNDLNREAMDYLNPNEYLSGLGKTLLNQETKIYWLVAYNYQSQKYVLIPEDFIIYKAKRQSTSKKLINVSSNGHAIGNSFKEAVIFSLFEMYERDNFLLHWYEKRVPKEINQTSIYDAEISYYLMLIKNLDYEVSIYQLLSSQVMNIYWTIARGKGSNKFATYSTAGAHLFGKSAIISALKELYFALYAYDQDVGDIQKNSQRMLPQDVTTVADHAIYYSVEERSQNFNFLKEAEIIDFDVESDYSIDIDAYYSELLEFTNKKFGNFYIVENTPIGLKEIGLCEVKVFAPGMQDMNFGYENQYINHRRIQVSNYSEIPIHPFP, from the coding sequence ATGAAGATTGTTTATCAGAACGTGAACTTATATTTTGGAACTTTAGATTATTTTCGTTCTCAGAGAGTTGAAGAGGGGATAATTATATTTTGGGATGAAAAGAAGCTATTTGTCAGTCCTCTATTTAATAAAAAGGATAAGATCTGTAGTCACTGTTTTTTGGAACATCGTAGTCAATTTAAACTGGCAGATTTTTTTGGACAAGGAAATGAAGTGATAGATATTGATGGAAATAATCTATATGAAGAAAAATTGCAATATGCTATCTCTCAACTAATTCGCCTCAATTCAGAATCTCCTTTGTTTGATTACTTTGTCATTGAGGATTATCAAATTTCTAGATACAAATTTTTTAGAATAGCAAATTGTAATACTTGTATTTCTAATAATAAAAGATTTGATAGCAGCATTATTAATAGTAATTATCAGTGTATGGCATCTTCTTTAAGAGAGAAATTAGGAGACTATTCTTGCTATATTCAACTAGATAATAAAGATACTGGCCTTTTTAGGCGAGAGCTAACAACTTTTTTAAAAAATGCAGTAACTGTTGAATTGCAGTACCCGTTTTCTCAAAGTGAGATGGTTTCAGGTATTGGGATTGATATTAGCTATAAAAAAGCCAGATCAAAAGCGTTTTTGGAAGCTATGGAGCGGTATAGTGGAATTGTTTCAAAGGGGCAAAAACGTTTTCTTTTTTCTCTAAATGACCTAAATCGAGAAGCAATGGATTACTTAAATCCTAATGAATACTTGTCTGGTCTTGGTAAGACATTGTTAAATCAGGAAACAAAAATTTATTGGCTAGTAGCGTATAACTATCAATCTCAAAAATACGTTTTAATACCCGAAGATTTTATCATTTACAAGGCAAAAAGACAGTCTACAAGTAAAAAATTAATAAACGTGAGTTCTAATGGACATGCTATTGGTAACAGTTTTAAGGAGGCTGTTATCTTCTCGCTTTTTGAGATGTATGAACGAGATAATTTTTTGCTTCATTGGTATGAAAAGAGAGTACCTAAAGAGATAAATCAAACAAGCATTTACGATGCAGAGATAAGCTACTATTTGATGTTGATCAAGAATTTAGATTATGAAGTATCAATTTATCAATTACTTTCCAGCCAAGTAATGAACATTTATTGGACAATTGCTCGTGGAAAAGGTAGCAATAAGTTTGCAACTTACTCAACGGCAGGAGCACATTTGTTTGGAAAGTCTGCAATTATTTCAGCTTTAAAAGAGTTATATTTTGCGCTTTATGCTTATGATCAAGATGTAGGAGATATTCAGAAAAATAGCCAACGTATGCTTCCTCAAGATGTTACTACAGTAGCAGATCATGCGATTTATTACTCAGTGGAGGAAAGAAGTCAAAATTTTAATTTTTTGAAGGAAGCAGAGATTATAGATTTTGATGTTGAGAGTGACTATAGTATTGATATAGATGCTTACTATTCAGAATTACTTGAGTTTACAAATAAAAAATTTGGGAATTTCTATATTGTAGAAAATACTCCAATTGGTTTAAAGGAGATC